A genomic window from Erythrobacter sp. BLCC-B19 includes:
- a CDS encoding VOC family protein: MTKILANRLHHTAYVTKDLEATRAFYEDVLGFPLMATYCEKDELFGKERTYCHVFFELADGSALAFFQFADPEDQAEFGPDIPSSPFIHIALHVDKDGQDELARRIAAAGIVEPQTYVLEHGYCRSLYVTDPNGMILEFTHDDERAAPLDAERRASAHAELKRWLAGEHHNNNPFRAAEAA; the protein is encoded by the coding sequence ATGACGAAAATTCTGGCCAACCGCCTGCACCACACCGCCTATGTGACCAAGGATCTGGAGGCCACCCGCGCCTTCTATGAAGACGTGCTCGGCTTCCCCTTGATGGCGACCTATTGCGAGAAGGACGAGCTGTTCGGCAAGGAACGCACCTATTGCCACGTCTTCTTCGAACTGGCCGATGGTTCCGCGCTCGCCTTCTTCCAGTTCGCCGATCCCGAGGATCAGGCCGAATTCGGCCCCGACATTCCCTCCAGCCCCTTCATCCACATCGCGCTGCATGTCGACAAGGACGGGCAGGACGAACTCGCCCGCCGCATCGCGGCTGCCGGGATCGTCGAGCCGCAGACCTATGTGCTCGAACACGGCTATTGCCGCTCGCTCTATGTCACCGATCCCAACGGGATGATCCTCGAATTCACCCATGACGACGAGCGCGCCGCGCCGCTCGATGCCGAGCGCCGCGCCAGCGCGCACGCCGAACTCAAGCGCTGGCTGGCGGGCGAACACCACAATAACAACCCCTTCCGCGCCGCAGAAGCGGCGTAA
- the wrbA gene encoding NAD(P)H:quinone oxidoreductase, translated as MTKVLVLYYSSYGHIEAMAAAVAEGAASVPGTEVTVKRVPELVPEEVAKGAGIKLDQAAPLADPNELADYDAIIFGTPTRFGNMAAQMRNFLDQTGGLWFAKALVGKVGSVFVSTASQHGGQETTITSFHTTLLHHGMVIVGLPYTFEGNAEMGEISGGTPYGASTLAGNDGSRMPSDNELAGARFQGAHVAQITAKLAA; from the coding sequence ATGACCAAGGTGCTGGTGCTCTACTATTCGAGCTATGGCCATATCGAGGCGATGGCAGCGGCTGTGGCCGAGGGCGCAGCCAGCGTCCCCGGCACCGAGGTGACCGTGAAGCGTGTGCCCGAACTGGTGCCCGAAGAGGTTGCCAAGGGTGCGGGGATCAAGCTCGATCAGGCGGCCCCCCTTGCCGACCCGAACGAGCTGGCCGATTATGATGCGATCATCTTCGGCACCCCCACCCGCTTCGGCAACATGGCAGCGCAGATGCGCAACTTCCTCGATCAGACCGGCGGGCTGTGGTTCGCCAAGGCGCTGGTGGGGAAGGTGGGGAGCGTGTTCGTCTCCACCGCCAGCCAGCACGGCGGGCAGGAGACGACCATCACCTCGTTCCACACCACGCTCCTGCACCACGGCATGGTGATCGTCGGCCTGCCCTATACCTTCGAAGGCAATGCCGAGATGGGCGAGATCAGCGGCGGCACCCCCTATGGCGCGAGCACATTGGCGGGTAATGACGGCAGCCGGATGCCGAGCGACAACGAACTGGCCGGGGCGCGCTTCCAGGGCGCGCATGTGGCGCAGATTACCGCAAAGCTCGCCGCCTGA
- a CDS encoding TonB-dependent receptor, whose amino-acid sequence MTFSGMSRAARTAASTTALAIATLAATPLAAQEAPADETVADEGIVVTALRRSETLQDTPVAVTAFDSQTIENAGIERPADFIALTPNVNLVETQNAGNAFVIIRGITQNRNSEPSVAVIVDGVQQVNPAQFNQDLFDIAQIEVLKGPQGGLYGRNAIGGAIIISTKKPTDEFSGNFTAGIDNGFGYFLRGGVSGPLAEGVKFRIAGSWYDTDGFIPNTFLGEDADPVQDFSLRGNLLIEASDQLTFDVRASVNQLRTQGLYYNIVGDVNTIADVEVNNPGQNDRDIYNVALKVEYQGDNAVFTSVSSYDTLKEVLTGDAFDFKPIPDSFFFNLFEAIFGPGNGFDLNQSQYLNVKAFSQEVRLASPEDGRAFNWMAGAYLIDTDRFISTGNMIDTGNGVFPVFRSPSTNPLNPQFSFLSDGQDNFAWAVFLNAGYEFSPEFRVDGSLRYDRDRRRQTTLTPQAFLPVVPGVPQAQSGEVRTAVFSDWQPKLTLTYEPTPDLTIYGGYSRGFRSGGFNQTGVGAEAVNNAIVGVGDLFQAETADTFEIGAKAQLGPVRLAGAAYTTKSKNSYFFVFLAQSSTQNLGNIPETRINGFELEATAEVLPDFDINAAIGVTDSEIKAFPDATVIGNEAPQISRYTINLGAQYAGTISDGVDALVRLDYRRIGKTWWEPFNTTVRQPVDLVDARVGVKLDSGVSVTAFAQNLFDETYNAEFSPGGFVFRARPARYGIEFGYKF is encoded by the coding sequence ATGACGTTTTCGGGCATGAGCCGCGCCGCTCGCACTGCCGCCAGCACCACCGCGCTCGCCATCGCCACGCTCGCCGCCACGCCGCTCGCGGCGCAGGAGGCTCCGGCGGACGAGACGGTTGCGGATGAAGGCATCGTCGTGACCGCCTTGCGCCGCAGCGAGACCTTGCAGGATACGCCGGTTGCGGTGACCGCGTTCGATTCGCAGACGATCGAGAATGCCGGGATCGAACGCCCGGCCGATTTCATCGCGCTGACCCCCAACGTGAACCTCGTCGAGACCCAGAACGCGGGCAACGCCTTCGTCATCATCCGCGGCATCACCCAGAACCGCAATTCCGAACCCTCGGTCGCGGTGATCGTCGACGGGGTGCAGCAGGTGAACCCGGCGCAGTTCAATCAGGATCTGTTCGACATTGCGCAGATCGAAGTGCTCAAAGGCCCGCAGGGCGGCCTTTACGGGCGCAACGCCATCGGCGGCGCGATCATCATTTCGACCAAGAAGCCGACCGACGAATTCTCCGGCAACTTCACCGCCGGGATCGACAATGGCTTTGGCTATTTCCTGCGCGGCGGGGTGAGCGGCCCGCTGGCCGAAGGGGTCAAGTTCCGCATCGCCGGATCGTGGTATGACACCGACGGTTTCATCCCCAACACCTTCCTCGGCGAAGATGCCGACCCGGTGCAGGACTTCTCCCTGCGCGGCAATCTCCTGATCGAGGCCAGCGACCAGCTGACCTTCGATGTGCGCGCCAGCGTCAACCAGCTGCGCACGCAGGGGCTCTATTACAACATCGTGGGCGATGTGAACACGATCGCCGATGTCGAGGTCAACAACCCCGGCCAGAACGACCGCGACATCTACAACGTCGCCTTGAAGGTCGAGTATCAAGGCGACAACGCGGTGTTCACCTCGGTTTCGTCCTACGACACGCTGAAGGAAGTGCTGACCGGCGACGCCTTCGACTTCAAGCCGATCCCGGACAGCTTCTTCTTCAACCTGTTCGAGGCGATCTTCGGCCCGGGCAACGGGTTCGACCTCAACCAGAGCCAGTATCTGAACGTCAAGGCGTTCAGCCAGGAAGTGCGTCTCGCCTCGCCCGAGGATGGCCGCGCCTTCAACTGGATGGCGGGCGCCTATCTGATCGATACCGACCGCTTCATTTCCACCGGCAACATGATCGACACCGGCAACGGGGTCTTCCCGGTGTTCCGCTCGCCCTCGACCAACCCGCTGAACCCGCAGTTCAGCTTCCTCTCGGACGGGCAGGACAACTTCGCCTGGGCGGTGTTCCTGAATGCGGGGTATGAATTCTCGCCCGAATTCCGGGTCGATGGCTCCTTGCGCTATGACCGTGATCGCCGCCGCCAGACCACGCTGACCCCGCAGGCCTTCCTGCCGGTGGTGCCCGGCGTGCCGCAGGCGCAGAGCGGCGAGGTGCGCACCGCAGTGTTCAGCGACTGGCAGCCCAAGCTGACCCTGACCTATGAACCGACCCCCGATCTCACGATCTATGGCGGCTATTCGCGCGGCTTCCGGTCGGGCGGGTTCAACCAGACCGGCGTGGGCGCGGAAGCGGTCAACAACGCCATCGTCGGCGTGGGCGATCTGTTCCAGGCCGAAACCGCCGACACCTTCGAGATCGGGGCCAAGGCCCAGCTCGGCCCGGTGCGGCTCGCGGGCGCGGCCTACACGACCAAGTCGAAGAATTCCTATTTCTTCGTCTTCCTCGCCCAGTCCTCGACCCAGAACCTCGGCAACATCCCCGAGACCCGGATCAACGGTTTCGAACTCGAAGCGACCGCCGAGGTGCTGCCTGATTTCGACATCAACGCCGCGATCGGCGTGACCGACAGCGAGATCAAGGCCTTCCCCGATGCCACCGTGATCGGCAACGAGGCGCCGCAGATCTCGCGCTACACGATCAACCTTGGCGCGCAGTATGCCGGGACGATCAGCGACGGTGTCGATGCGCTGGTGCGGCTCGATTACCGCCGGATCGGCAAGACCTGGTGGGAGCCGTTCAACACCACTGTGCGCCAGCCCGTCGATCTGGTCGATGCCCGCGTCGGGGTGAAGCTCGACAGCGGCGTATCGGTCACCGCCTTCGCGCAGAACCTGTTCGACGAGACCTACAACGCCGAATTCTCGCCCGGCGGCTTCGTGTTCCGGGCGCGTCCGGCCCGCTACGGGATCGAATTCGGCTACAAGTTCTGA
- a CDS encoding IclR family transcriptional regulator domain-containing protein, with the protein MGSAGAEAATTSKDPEFLSTLERGLRVLKAFDEDHPEMTLSEVAAKTGLPPAVARRCLITLVELGYVGQHERKFLLRPAVLTIGSAFLASMQIEQVVLPPLQSLRDQTGDSASLAVLSGTDILYVAHVSTDRRFRVAAGVGTRFPFHATSLGKAIAAHLPADELAELTASAPFQRFTERTVTEGSALAERLRLIAERGYDSALDELDYGIVSVAVPIFGRDKRVIASINCSTSTTRISQDELVRTRLPLLRRAAGEIEAALRRWPALEASLRP; encoded by the coding sequence ATGGGATCCGCAGGGGCTGAAGCCGCGACGACGAGTAAAGACCCGGAGTTCCTCTCGACCCTCGAACGCGGATTGCGCGTGCTCAAGGCCTTCGACGAGGATCACCCGGAAATGACCTTGTCCGAAGTTGCCGCCAAGACCGGGCTGCCCCCCGCCGTGGCGCGGCGCTGCCTGATCACGCTGGTGGAGCTGGGCTATGTCGGCCAGCACGAACGCAAGTTCCTGCTGCGCCCGGCGGTGCTGACGATCGGATCGGCGTTCCTGGCCTCGATGCAGATTGAACAGGTGGTGCTGCCGCCCTTGCAATCTTTGCGCGACCAGACCGGCGACAGCGCCAGCCTCGCCGTGCTGTCGGGCACCGATATTCTCTACGTCGCCCATGTCTCGACCGACCGACGGTTCCGGGTGGCAGCGGGGGTGGGCACGCGCTTTCCGTTCCACGCGACGTCGCTGGGCAAGGCGATTGCGGCGCATCTGCCTGCCGACGAGCTGGCCGAACTGACCGCCAGCGCCCCGTTCCAGCGCTTTACCGAGCGCACCGTCACCGAGGGCAGCGCGCTGGCCGAACGGCTGCGGCTGATCGCCGAGCGGGGCTATGATTCGGCGCTCGACGAACTCGATTACGGGATCGTCTCGGTCGCGGTGCCGATCTTCGGGCGCGACAAGCGCGTGATTGCGAGCATCAACTGCTCGACTTCCACCACCCGCATCTCGCAGGACGAGCTGGTGCGCACCCGCTTGCCCCTGCTGCGCCGCGCCGCCGGCGAGATCGAGGCGGCGCTCAGGCGCTGGCCCGCGCTGGAAGCCTCGCTGCGCCCGTAA
- a CDS encoding CaiB/BaiF CoA transferase family protein: MTARPLQGVTVLEMGTFITGPAAGMLLADLGADVIKVEQPGTGDPFRSFKGELYSPHFQTYNRNKRSITIDPKKESDLLVLDRLVEDADVFIQNFRPGVADRLKVDAKRLQSINPALVYASISGFGSEGPERDRPAFDTVAQAASGFLRLLVNPEHPRVVGPAIADAMTGFYTALGILAALNERHVTGKGRVVETSMFEAMCHFNLDDFTHLFSADQVMGPYSRPHVSQSYVFQCADGKWLALHMSSPPKFWENLATAVGVPDMLERPEFASREARIAHYEDVVAFLAPIFATKPRAEWAETLTRLEVPNSPVYDTTEVLQTEQARVLGLEVTDPDGPKGAFRTIRFPVSFDGARMDSVTAPPLLGADDAAIRRSIERPVHGIRRG; this comes from the coding sequence ATGACCGCAAGACCCCTACAGGGCGTGACCGTGCTCGAGATGGGCACCTTCATCACCGGGCCGGCTGCCGGGATGCTGCTGGCCGATCTCGGCGCGGATGTCATCAAGGTCGAGCAGCCGGGCACGGGCGATCCGTTCCGCAGCTTCAAGGGCGAACTCTATTCGCCGCACTTCCAGACATACAACCGCAACAAGCGTTCAATCACGATCGACCCCAAGAAGGAAAGCGATCTTTTGGTGCTCGACCGGCTGGTCGAGGATGCGGACGTGTTCATCCAGAATTTCCGTCCGGGCGTGGCTGACCGGTTGAAGGTCGATGCCAAGCGCCTCCAGAGCATCAATCCGGCGCTGGTCTATGCCTCGATCTCCGGCTTCGGCAGCGAGGGGCCGGAGCGCGATCGTCCCGCCTTCGACACTGTCGCGCAGGCAGCATCGGGTTTCCTCAGGCTGCTGGTCAACCCCGAACACCCCCGCGTCGTCGGGCCGGCCATTGCCGATGCGATGACGGGTTTCTACACCGCGCTGGGGATCCTCGCCGCGCTCAACGAACGGCACGTGACGGGCAAGGGCCGGGTGGTCGAAACCTCGATGTTCGAGGCGATGTGCCACTTCAATCTCGACGATTTCACCCACCTGTTCTCGGCCGACCAGGTGATGGGCCCCTATTCGCGCCCGCACGTCTCGCAGAGCTACGTGTTCCAGTGCGCTGACGGCAAGTGGCTGGCGCTGCATATGTCCTCGCCGCCCAAGTTCTGGGAGAATCTGGCCACCGCGGTGGGCGTCCCCGATATGCTGGAGCGCCCGGAATTCGCCAGCCGCGAGGCCCGGATCGCGCATTACGAGGATGTCGTCGCTTTCCTCGCGCCGATCTTCGCCACCAAGCCCCGGGCCGAATGGGCCGAGACGCTGACCCGGCTCGAAGTCCCCAATTCGCCCGTCTATGACACCACCGAGGTGCTCCAGACCGAGCAGGCCCGGGTGCTGGGGCTCGAAGTCACCGATCCCGATGGGCCCAAGGGCGCGTTCCGCACCATACGCTTCCCTGTGTCCTTCGACGGCGCACGGATGGACTCTGTCACCGCGCCGCCCCTATTGGGGGCAGACGATGCGGCGATCCGCCGCTCCATCGAAAGGCCGGTGCATGGGATCCGCAGGGGCTGA
- a CDS encoding citryl-CoA lyase, with the protein MRIGKQDNAVTSICTSDATSITVRGLDLCSEVIGHVDFTSYFWLLVTGTMPTPPQKALADAVLCAIAEHGLVPSVVATRMTYAAAPEAFHGAVAAGLLGCGSVVLGSAEVAGRFYAQLLTDAEGGDPAATATAAIKALRAEKKAIPGFGHPQHSGGDPRAHRLLALAREHGMEGQHIAMLRTIESVLPEAIGRSLPINVNGAIPAVMLDAGFPLAALKGISLLARTASLIAHLQEETERPIGFIMSGAAAERIGFEAAE; encoded by the coding sequence ATGCGCATCGGCAAGCAGGACAACGCCGTCACTTCGATCTGCACCTCCGATGCCACCAGCATCACCGTGCGAGGGCTCGACCTGTGTTCCGAGGTGATCGGCCATGTCGACTTCACGAGCTATTTCTGGCTGCTGGTGACGGGCACCATGCCCACGCCGCCGCAGAAGGCGCTGGCCGATGCGGTGCTGTGCGCCATCGCCGAACACGGCCTCGTGCCCTCCGTCGTCGCCACCCGCATGACCTATGCCGCCGCGCCCGAAGCCTTCCACGGCGCGGTTGCCGCAGGGCTCTTGGGCTGCGGCAGCGTGGTGCTGGGCAGCGCCGAAGTCGCGGGCCGGTTCTACGCGCAGCTTTTGACCGACGCCGAGGGCGGTGATCCCGCCGCCACTGCAACGGCCGCCATCAAGGCACTGCGGGCCGAAAAGAAGGCGATCCCCGGCTTCGGCCATCCCCAGCATTCGGGCGGCGATCCCCGCGCGCACCGCCTGCTGGCGCTCGCGAGGGAGCACGGGATGGAGGGCCAGCATATCGCCATGCTGCGCACGATCGAAAGCGTCCTGCCCGAGGCGATTGGCCGCTCTCTGCCGATCAACGTCAACGGCGCGATCCCTGCGGTGATGCTCGATGCAGGCTTCCCGCTGGCAGCGCTGAAGGGCATTTCGCTCCTCGCCCGCACCGCGAGCCTCATTGCCCACCTTCAGGAAGAGACCGAGCGCCCGATCGGCTTCATCATGTCGGGCGCGGCCGCCGAGCGCATCGGGTTCGAGGCGGCAGAGTAA